In a single window of the Jaculus jaculus isolate mJacJac1 chromosome 9, mJacJac1.mat.Y.cur, whole genome shotgun sequence genome:
- the Mas1 gene encoding proto-oncogene Mas: protein MDESNVTGPGSLADEEPMNTSANRNASLGASQPPIPIVHWVIMSISPVGFVENGVLLWFLCFRMRRNPFTVYITHLSVADISLLFCIFILSIDYALDYELSSGHYYTIVTLSVTFLFGYNTGLYLLTAISVERCLSVLYPIWYRCHRPKHQSALVCALLWALSCLVTTMEYVMCIDSGEESHSHSDCRAVIIFIAVLSFVVFTPLMLVSSTILVVRIRKNTWAAHSSKLYLVIMVTIIIFLIFAMPMRLLYLLYYEHWSAFGSLHNISLLFSTINSSANPFIYFFVGSSKKKRFKESLKVVLTRAFKDETQPRRQEDGGNATSLETVV, encoded by the coding sequence ATGGATGAGTCCAATGTCACAGGGCCAGGGTCCCTTGCTGACGAGGAGCCCATGAACACTTCAGCTAATAGAAACGCCTCCCTTGGGGCTTCACAGCCACCCATTCCCATCGTGCACTGGGTCATCATGAGCATTTCCCCGGTGGGCTTTGTGGAGAACGGGGTCCTCCTCTGGTTCCTCTGCTTCCGGATGAGGAGAAACCCCTTCACGGTGTACATCACCCACTTGTCCGTGGCCGACATCTCTCTGCTCTTTTGCATTTTCATTCTGTCCATCGACTATGCTTTAGATTACGAGCTATCCTCCGGCCATTACTACACAATCGTCACACTCTCGGTGACTTTTCTGTTTGGCTACAACACAGGCCTCTACCTGCTGACGGCCATCAGCGTGGAGAGATGCTTATCGGTGCTCTACCCCATCTGGTACCGATGTCACCGCCCCAAGCACCAGTCAGCGCTCGTGTGTGCCCTCCTGTGGGCACTCTCCTGCTTGGTGACCACCATGGAATACGTCATGTGCATCGACAGCGGGGAAGAGAGCCATTCGCACAGTGACTGCCGCGCCGTCATCATCTTCATAGCCGTCCTGAGCTTCGTGGTGTTCACCCCGCTCATGCTGGTGTCCAGCACCATCTTGGTGGTGAGGATCCGGAAGAACACGTGGGCCGCCCACTCCTCCAAGCTGTACCTGGTCATCATGGTCACCATCATCATCTTCCTCATCTTCGCCATGCCCATGCGCCTTCTCTACCTGCTTTACTACGAGCACTGGTCAGCCTTTGGGAGCCTGCACAACATCTCTCTGCTCTTCTCCACCATCAACAGCAGCGCCAACCCCTTCATCTACTTCTTCGTGGGCAGCAGCAAGAAGAAGCGCTTCAAGGAGTCTTTGAAAGTGGTTCTGACCAGGGCTTTCAAAGACGAAACGCAGCCCAGGCGCCAAGAGGACGGCGGGAACGCCACCTCCCTTGAGACTGTCGTCTGA